The Mercenaria mercenaria strain notata chromosome 10, MADL_Memer_1, whole genome shotgun sequence genome contains a region encoding:
- the LOC123561165 gene encoding uncharacterized protein LOC123561165, with translation MSNVTGSNQASPETGDKNSSEQGFDKNFPIYVGIAIGAGIFVCLVIIVVILLYKKGTFRKLRRRESGSSTRRLYFRGFSTVSQRGAIDSTAEFEIVNTMSVSSEDGGDKNRKNSKSEMVPKKPERKRTRTSSNNVKYENVTLDTNAGFVVRKSVSMSSGIPYIDNTLESRISEKDEDLDDVFH, from the exons gtaGCAATCAAGCTTCACCTGAAACCGGTGATAAAAACTCATCAGAGCAGGGATTTGATAAAAACT ttccAATATACGTTGGTATTGCTATAGGAGCGGGTATTTTTGTGTGTCTCGTCATCATTGTCGTAATACTGCTATATAAAAAGGG AACATTTAGGAAGTTACGTCGTAGAGAGAGCGGATCAAGCACACGGCGGCTCTACTTCCGGGGGTTCAGTACGGTATCACAGAGAGGGGCCATAGACAGCACTGCCGAGTTCGAAATTGTGAACACCATGAGTGTTAGTAGTGAAGATGGTGGTGATAAGAACAGGAAAAACTCGAAATCGGAAATGGTTCCGAAGAAACCCGAACGTAAACGGACTAGAACTTCGTCTAACAACGTAAAATACGAAAATGTGACATTGGATACAAATGCTGGCTTTGTAGTGAGAAAAAGCGTGAGCATGAGTTCCGGAATACCATACATTGACAATACTTTAGAAAGTAGAATATCCGAGAAAGACGAAGATCTAGATGATGTTTTTCACTGA